In Streptomyces chartreusis, the following proteins share a genomic window:
- a CDS encoding ACP S-malonyltransferase, whose translation MLVLVAPGQGAQTPGFLTPWLELPGAADRLGAWSDAIGLDLAHYGTQADADAIRDTAVAQPLLVAAGILSAAALGAYPFAADAAGAPGAVAGHSVGEITAAAYAGVLDDTAALALVRKRGLAMAEAAAITETGMSALLGGDPEVSVAHLEKLGLTPANMNGAGQIVAAGTMEQLAALNEDKPEGVRKVVPLKVAGAFHTHHMGPAVDKLAEAAKELVPGDPKVTYVSNKDGHTVATGAEVLERLVGQVANPVRWDLCMETFKELGVTALIEACPGGTLTGLAKRALPGVKTLALKTPDDLDAARELIAEHA comes from the coding sequence GTGCTCGTACTCGTCGCTCCCGGCCAGGGCGCCCAGACGCCCGGCTTCCTGACCCCCTGGCTCGAACTGCCCGGTGCCGCCGACCGCCTCGGTGCCTGGTCGGACGCCATCGGACTGGACCTCGCCCACTACGGGACGCAGGCCGACGCCGACGCCATCCGGGACACCGCCGTGGCGCAGCCGCTGCTTGTCGCGGCCGGCATCCTGTCCGCCGCGGCACTCGGTGCCTACCCATTTGCCGCTGACGCGGCGGGCGCTCCCGGTGCCGTCGCCGGCCACAGCGTCGGTGAGATCACCGCGGCCGCCTACGCGGGCGTCCTCGACGACACCGCCGCGCTGGCCCTCGTGCGCAAGCGGGGCCTGGCCATGGCCGAGGCCGCCGCGATCACCGAGACCGGCATGTCGGCGCTGCTCGGCGGCGACCCCGAGGTCAGCGTCGCGCACCTGGAGAAGCTGGGCCTGACCCCGGCGAACATGAACGGCGCCGGCCAGATCGTGGCCGCGGGCACCATGGAGCAGCTCGCCGCGCTGAACGAGGACAAGCCGGAGGGCGTGCGCAAGGTCGTCCCGCTGAAGGTCGCCGGCGCGTTCCACACGCACCACATGGGCCCGGCCGTCGACAAGCTGGCCGAGGCGGCCAAGGAGCTCGTCCCCGGCGACCCCAAGGTCACCTACGTCTCCAACAAGGACGGCCACACGGTCGCCACCGGCGCCGAGGTGCTGGAGCGGCTCGTCGGGCAGGTCGCCAACCCGGTCCGCTGGGACCTGTGCATGGAGACCTTCAAGGAGCTCGGCGTCACGGCCCTGATCGAGGCGTGCCCGGGCGGCACGCTGACCGGTCTGGCCAAGCGCGCGCTGCCGGGTGTGAAGACCCTGGCTCTCAAGACCCCCGACGACCTGGACGCTGCTCGCGAGCTCATCGCAGAGCACGCCTGA
- a CDS encoding ketoacyl-ACP synthase III — protein sequence MAKLKPSKGAPYARILGVGGYRPTRVVPNEVILEKIDSSDEWIRSRSGIETRHWASDEETVAAMSIEASGKAIADAGISAEQIGGVIVSTVSHFKQTPAVATEIADKLGTNKAAAFDISAGCAGFGYGLTLAKGMIVEGSAEYVLVIGVERLSDLTDLEDRATAFLFGDGAGAVVVGPAKEPAIGPTVWGSEGDKSETIKQTVPWTDYRAGEVDKFPAITQEGQAVFRWAVFEMAKVAQQALDAAGITSDDLDVFIPHQANERIIDSMVKTLKLPEHVTVARDVRTTGNTSAASIPLAMERLLATGEAKSGDTALVIGFGAGLVYAATVVTLP from the coding sequence ATGGCGAAGCTGAAGCCCAGCAAGGGCGCCCCGTACGCGCGCATCCTCGGCGTGGGCGGTTACCGGCCCACGCGTGTGGTGCCCAACGAGGTGATCCTGGAGAAGATCGACTCGTCCGACGAGTGGATCCGTTCGCGCTCCGGCATCGAGACGCGGCACTGGGCGAGCGACGAGGAGACCGTCGCCGCGATGTCGATCGAGGCGTCCGGCAAGGCCATCGCCGACGCCGGGATCTCCGCCGAGCAGATCGGCGGCGTGATCGTCTCGACCGTCTCGCACTTCAAGCAGACCCCGGCCGTCGCCACCGAGATCGCCGACAAGCTCGGCACGAACAAGGCCGCCGCCTTCGACATCTCGGCCGGCTGCGCGGGCTTCGGCTACGGCCTCACCCTCGCCAAGGGCATGATCGTCGAGGGTTCCGCCGAGTACGTCCTGGTCATCGGCGTCGAGCGGCTGTCCGACCTCACCGACCTGGAGGACCGTGCGACGGCCTTCCTGTTCGGCGACGGCGCCGGGGCGGTCGTCGTGGGCCCCGCCAAGGAGCCCGCCATCGGCCCGACCGTCTGGGGCTCCGAGGGCGACAAGTCCGAGACGATCAAGCAGACCGTGCCGTGGACGGACTACCGCGCCGGCGAGGTCGACAAGTTCCCCGCGATCACGCAGGAGGGCCAGGCGGTCTTCCGCTGGGCCGTGTTCGAGATGGCGAAGGTCGCCCAGCAGGCGCTGGACGCGGCCGGGATCACCTCGGACGACCTGGACGTCTTCATCCCGCACCAGGCCAACGAGCGGATCATCGACTCGATGGTGAAGACACTCAAGCTGCCGGAACACGTCACGGTCGCCCGTGACGTGCGCACCACCGGCAACACCTCGGCCGCCTCGATCCCGCTCGCGATGGAGCGGCTCCTGGCGACCGGCGAGGCGAAGAGCGGCGACACCGCGCTCGTCATCGGATTCGGGGCGGGTCTCGTATACGCCGCGACGGTCGTTACTCTCCCCTAG
- a CDS encoding serine hydrolase domain-containing protein codes for MSLQSLALIENWPVPTAAAGVVRADGTVVGTHGPVGHRFPLASVTKPLAAYAVLVAYEEGAVELDEPAGPAGSTVRHLLAHTSGLAFDEHRVTAPPGERRLYSNAGFEQLGDHVAKATDIPFAEYLRQAVLEPLGMTATSLEGSPAKDGVSSVEDLLRFAAEVQAPRLLDPRTVAEAMTVQYPGTKGVLPGYGHQNPNDWGLGFEIRDGKSPHWTGASSSPRTFGHFGQSGTFLWFDPEAGAACVALTDRAFGPWAVEVWPPFTDAVLAGL; via the coding sequence ATGTCCTTGCAGAGCCTCGCACTGATCGAGAACTGGCCCGTGCCCACCGCGGCGGCGGGTGTCGTACGCGCGGACGGCACGGTCGTGGGTACGCACGGTCCCGTCGGGCACCGCTTCCCGCTGGCCTCGGTCACCAAGCCGCTGGCCGCGTACGCGGTGCTCGTCGCCTACGAGGAGGGCGCGGTCGAGCTCGACGAACCGGCCGGGCCCGCGGGGTCGACGGTGCGGCACCTGCTCGCGCACACCTCGGGGCTGGCCTTCGACGAGCACCGGGTGACGGCCCCGCCCGGGGAGCGCCGGCTGTACTCCAACGCCGGGTTCGAGCAGCTCGGGGACCATGTGGCCAAGGCGACGGACATCCCGTTCGCGGAGTATCTGCGGCAGGCGGTGCTGGAGCCGCTGGGCATGACGGCCACCTCCCTGGAGGGCTCCCCGGCCAAGGACGGCGTGTCGAGCGTCGAGGACCTGCTGCGGTTCGCGGCCGAGGTGCAGGCGCCCCGGCTGCTGGACCCGCGCACGGTCGCCGAGGCGATGACGGTGCAGTACCCGGGGACGAAGGGCGTCCTGCCGGGGTACGGACACCAGAACCCCAACGACTGGGGCCTCGGCTTCGAGATCCGCGACGGCAAGTCCCCGCACTGGACGGGCGCCTCGTCCTCGCCGCGCACCTTCGGGCACTTCGGGCAGTCGGGTACGTTCCTGTGGTTCGACCCCGAGGCGGGCGCGGCCTGCGTCGCGCTGACGGACCGGGCGTTCGGGCCGTGGGCCGTCGAGGTGTGGCCGCCGTTCACGGACGCGGTGCTCGCGGGGCTGTAG
- a CDS encoding aldo/keto reductase has translation MTDSRIATARLGATGPEVGVQGLGCMGMSFAYGPSDADESRATLERALELGVTLYDTADAYGAGENEKFLSPFLRAHRDELVIATKFALAIHPDDPTRRIIRNDAPYIRQCVEASLKRLDVDVIDLYYMHRRDVNVPLEETVGVMAELVGEGKIKQLGLSEVTGEELRTAHAVHPIAAVQSEWSLFSRDIEAKVVPVARDLGVTLVPYSPLGRGFLTGSFAKAEDLTADDFRRQQPRYTGENAAANAALLDPIRTVAEAHGATLGQIALAWVQQRASVHGLPIVPIPGTRKPSRVEENTAATRIVLTEEELALLEPIAEKVAGDRYADMSFASGGRE, from the coding sequence ATGACCGACAGCAGGATCGCGACGGCACGACTCGGCGCGACCGGACCCGAGGTGGGTGTCCAGGGCCTCGGCTGCATGGGCATGAGCTTCGCGTACGGCCCGTCGGACGCGGACGAGTCCAGGGCGACCCTGGAGCGGGCCCTGGAGCTGGGCGTCACGCTGTACGACACGGCGGACGCGTACGGGGCGGGGGAGAACGAGAAGTTCCTCTCCCCGTTCTTGCGGGCCCACCGCGACGAACTGGTGATCGCCACGAAGTTCGCTCTGGCGATCCACCCCGACGACCCGACCAGGCGGATCATCCGCAACGACGCGCCCTACATACGCCAGTGCGTCGAGGCCAGCCTGAAGCGCCTGGACGTCGACGTGATCGACCTCTACTACATGCACCGCCGGGACGTGAACGTCCCCCTGGAGGAGACGGTCGGCGTCATGGCGGAGCTGGTCGGCGAGGGCAAGATCAAGCAGCTGGGCCTCAGCGAGGTGACGGGGGAGGAGCTGCGCACCGCGCACGCCGTGCACCCGATCGCGGCCGTGCAGTCCGAGTGGTCGCTGTTCAGCCGTGACATCGAGGCGAAGGTTGTGCCGGTCGCCCGGGACCTGGGCGTGACCCTGGTGCCGTACTCGCCGCTCGGCCGAGGCTTCCTCACCGGCTCCTTCGCCAAGGCCGAGGACCTCACCGCCGACGACTTCCGCCGCCAGCAGCCCCGCTACACCGGCGAGAACGCCGCGGCCAACGCTGCCCTCCTGGACCCGATCCGCACGGTCGCCGAGGCGCACGGAGCGACGCTCGGACAGATCGCCCTGGCCTGGGTCCAGCAGCGCGCGTCGGTGCACGGCCTCCCGATCGTCCCGATCCCGGGCACCCGCAAGCCGTCCCGAGTCGAGGAGAACACGGCGGCGACCCGGATCGTCCTGACCGAGGAGGAACTGGCACTGCTGGAGCCGATCGCCGAAAAGGTGGCGGGCGACAGGTACGCGGACATGTCCTTCGCGTCGGGAGGCAGGGAGTAG
- a CDS encoding DUF4429 domain-containing protein: MSRMGDVLAGFHAAWEFESDSVLIRYERGIRTPKLFQALGERRVPYAAIGAVTLTPGKRGTVALRIEPRPGADPLLEAAAGQLKESGDPYRLVLPAERETLAEYYGDELRAQLTESGPAEEFLVGAPEVPMHFKAYDAKATFDGNIVRFRWFWTGASSAKWKAGDQSFPVAELSGVEWRSPEVFEGHLRLLRRDSADGQPAQADQDPAAVVFGLGYGPVHESLPFAAAVLSAVRRSGPVAAVPASAPRRDPADIAERIRHLGELHEAGLVTDEEFSSKKAELLAEL; the protein is encoded by the coding sequence ATGAGCCGCATGGGTGACGTACTGGCCGGATTTCATGCCGCCTGGGAGTTCGAGTCCGACTCCGTGCTCATCCGTTACGAACGGGGGATTCGAACACCTAAGCTCTTTCAGGCGCTCGGTGAGCGTCGTGTTCCCTATGCGGCGATCGGTGCGGTGACGCTGACGCCCGGCAAACGCGGAACCGTCGCCCTGCGCATCGAGCCCAGGCCCGGCGCCGATCCGCTGCTGGAGGCGGCGGCAGGGCAGTTGAAGGAGAGCGGCGATCCGTACCGGCTGGTGCTGCCGGCGGAGCGCGAGACGCTGGCCGAGTACTACGGCGACGAACTGCGGGCGCAGCTGACGGAGTCCGGGCCGGCCGAGGAGTTTCTGGTGGGGGCGCCCGAGGTGCCGATGCACTTCAAGGCATATGACGCGAAAGCCACCTTTGACGGGAATATCGTCCGTTTCAGGTGGTTTTGGACCGGTGCGTCCTCGGCGAAGTGGAAGGCCGGGGACCAGAGTTTCCCGGTGGCCGAGCTGAGCGGCGTGGAGTGGCGGTCGCCGGAGGTGTTCGAGGGGCATCTACGGCTGCTGCGGCGGGACTCGGCGGACGGGCAGCCGGCGCAGGCGGACCAGGATCCGGCGGCCGTCGTGTTCGGGCTCGGGTACGGGCCGGTGCACGAGTCGTTGCCGTTCGCGGCGGCGGTTCTCTCGGCCGTGCGCAGGAGTGGGCCGGTCGCCGCGGTGCCGGCCAGTGCGCCGAGGCGCGATCCGGCCGACATCGCGGAGAGGATCCGGCATCTGGGCGAGCTGCATGAAGCGGGGCTCGTGACGGACGAGGAGTTCTCGTCCAAGAAGGCCGAGTTGCTGGCAGAGCTTTAG
- a CDS encoding pirin family protein has product MDVRRAAERYPGGDPASGIESRHAFSFGPHYDPDNLRFGVLIACNEERLAPGAGFDEHPHSHTEIVTWVVEGELTHRDSTGHETRVGPGDVQRLSSAGGVRHVERNDADVPLTFVQTWLAPLSPGGDPAYEIVHGIADSTPYAVPEAGAMLHVRRLGAGERTAVPDGAYLYVHVVRGAVRLDGEELGAGDAARITDAKDVEAVGVSAAELLMWEMAG; this is encoded by the coding sequence ATGGATGTACGGCGCGCCGCGGAGCGCTATCCGGGAGGGGATCCGGCCTCGGGCATCGAGTCGCGCCACGCCTTCTCCTTCGGCCCGCACTACGACCCCGACAACCTCCGCTTCGGCGTGCTGATCGCCTGCAACGAGGAGCGGCTCGCGCCCGGCGCCGGCTTCGACGAGCACCCGCACAGCCACACCGAGATCGTCACCTGGGTCGTCGAGGGCGAGCTCACCCACCGCGACTCCACCGGCCACGAGACCCGGGTCGGCCCCGGCGACGTCCAGCGGCTCAGCTCGGCGGGCGGCGTACGGCACGTCGAGCGCAACGACGCCGACGTGCCCCTGACCTTCGTCCAGACCTGGCTGGCCCCGCTCTCGCCGGGCGGCGACCCCGCGTACGAGATCGTCCACGGCATCGCCGACTCCACGCCGTACGCCGTGCCGGAGGCGGGCGCCATGCTCCATGTGCGCCGACTGGGCGCGGGCGAGCGGACGGCCGTACCCGACGGGGCGTATCTGTATGTGCATGTCGTGCGCGGCGCGGTGCGGCTGGACGGCGAGGAGCTGGGCGCCGGGGACGCGGCCCGCATCACGGACGCCAAGGACGTGGAGGCCGTGGGGGTGAGCGCGGCGGAGCTGCTGATGTGGGAGATGGCCGGCTAG
- a CDS encoding MerR family transcriptional regulator, whose protein sequence is MTVMETTSTRTDTCAAPPHPHRRPAGQDSYTISEVVAFTGLTAHTLRWYERIGLMPHVDRSHTGQRRYSNRDLDWLDLVGKLRLTGMPVADMVRYAELVREGDHTFGERFELLETTRRDVLARIAELQDTLAVLDRKISFYADAGRLYEQEKTEKAV, encoded by the coding sequence ATGACGGTGATGGAGACCACGAGTACCAGGACCGACACCTGCGCCGCCCCGCCGCACCCCCATCGGCGGCCCGCGGGCCAGGACAGCTACACGATCAGCGAGGTCGTCGCCTTCACCGGTCTGACGGCCCACACCCTGCGCTGGTACGAGCGGATCGGTCTGATGCCGCACGTCGACCGCTCCCACACGGGCCAGCGCCGCTACAGCAACCGGGACCTGGACTGGCTCGACCTCGTCGGCAAGCTGCGGCTGACCGGCATGCCCGTCGCCGACATGGTCCGGTACGCCGAGCTGGTGCGCGAGGGCGACCACACCTTCGGCGAGCGCTTCGAACTGCTGGAGACGACCCGGCGCGACGTCCTCGCGCGGATCGCCGAGCTCCAGGACACGCTCGCCGTGCTCGACCGGAAGATCAGTTTCTACGCGGACGCAGGGCGTCTGTACGAGCAGGAGAAGACGGAGAAGGCGGTATGA
- a CDS encoding acyl carrier protein, giving the protein MAATQEEIVAGLADIVNEIAGIPVEDVQLDKSFTDDLDVDSLSMVEVVVAAEERFDVKIPDEDVKNLKTVGDATDYILKHQG; this is encoded by the coding sequence ATGGCCGCCACTCAGGAAGAGATCGTCGCCGGTCTCGCCGACATCGTGAACGAGATCGCCGGCATCCCGGTTGAGGACGTCCAGCTGGACAAGTCCTTCACCGACGACCTGGACGTCGACTCGCTGTCCATGGTCGAGGTCGTCGTCGCCGCCGAAGAGCGCTTCGACGTCAAGATCCCGGACGAGGACGTCAAGAACCTCAAGACCGTGGGCGACGCGACCGACTACATCCTCAAGCACCAGGGCTGA
- a CDS encoding GNAT family N-acetyltransferase, which produces MSLVRRALPEDAAEVLRLRQVMIDALPGGDRSTRWHTESLPALTARLGEADGDFAAFVVDHPDLPGSLAALVVGTIDYRIGKAGNPRGLTGYVFSVATDPRARRRGYARACMDELLEWFRERGAGQVMLTASAEAEPLYAALGFVHKPDPTMILKL; this is translated from the coding sequence ATGAGTCTCGTACGCCGTGCCCTGCCCGAGGACGCCGCCGAGGTGCTGCGGCTGCGCCAGGTGATGATCGACGCGCTGCCCGGCGGGGACCGGTCCACGCGCTGGCACACCGAGTCGCTGCCGGCGCTGACGGCGAGGCTGGGCGAGGCGGACGGGGACTTCGCCGCCTTCGTGGTCGACCATCCGGACCTGCCCGGCTCGCTGGCCGCTCTGGTGGTCGGGACGATCGACTACCGGATCGGGAAGGCCGGCAATCCGCGCGGCCTGACCGGGTACGTCTTCAGCGTCGCCACCGATCCGCGGGCCCGCCGCCGGGGCTACGCGCGCGCGTGCATGGACGAGCTGCTCGAGTGGTTCCGCGAGCGGGGCGCCGGGCAGGTCATGCTGACCGCGTCCGCGGAGGCCGAGCCGCTCTACGCCGCCCTGGGCTTCGTCCACAAGCCGGACCCCACGATGATTCTGAAGCTCTGA
- a CDS encoding MMPL family transporter: MARRKAEGGRGDAPKSGGLRRLGEWCAHHFVIVIVAWVVALGVLQALNHIHGGEYSDNFALSDVQSEKGLDVLKEHDPQAGGYSSQIVMHDADKPLTSFGSQMSTTVADLQKLPHVLSVQNPLEATSSKVGPLSSDGKTGYITIRFDEQPSLLGDSYLNGVDNAVEPLRQAGVDVEYGGSLGELERPAGNDRISEAIGFGVAIVVLLIGFGSLIAAFLPLISALIAVVGGLACLGLLAIAFTFATVSPTLATMIGLGVGIDYALFLLTRHRQNLMDGADPVRAAGHAAATSGRAVLVSGTTVIVALMGLWVSGVSFIGLLGVAAAVTVVSAVLGALTLVPALLGLVGRNIDRWHVRRPIAETEAGGDISQGTWHRYAKRVEHHPWRYLSAGVVTVAVLAIPVFSIQLGHIGDGADPTSFTDRRAFDLMTDAFGAGSNGPLTVVVDQTNVPDSQRSDLASKTQQALNDASGTSFVSPLQPTQDGDVLVGTVYSSVSPQNKDTTNLVNRLYDHTLPDAASGTDAKGYVTGTTAAQVDFRNIVAQRLPLIILVVVGLAFLIVLAVFRGLLVAVKAAVLNVLSIAASYGVVVAVFQWGWGGPALGVHGKVPIESYVPMMMFAIIFGLSMDYEIFLLSRVHEAWRRTGDAKDSVAHALEITARVITCAALIMVSVFAAFIISDNIVVKMLGLGLAVSVLIDATVVRLLMVPAVMTLLGEHAWWTPRWLDRILPHIDTEGAGEQLGALPEPGSPKDK, encoded by the coding sequence ATGGCAAGACGCAAGGCCGAAGGGGGACGGGGCGACGCCCCGAAAAGTGGGGGACTGCGACGGCTCGGTGAGTGGTGCGCCCACCACTTCGTGATCGTGATCGTCGCCTGGGTCGTGGCGCTCGGCGTGCTCCAGGCTCTCAACCACATCCACGGCGGGGAGTACTCGGACAACTTCGCCCTTTCAGACGTGCAGTCCGAGAAGGGCCTGGACGTCCTCAAGGAGCACGATCCGCAGGCCGGCGGCTACAGCAGCCAGATCGTCATGCACGACGCGGACAAGCCCCTGACCTCGTTCGGCTCACAGATGTCGACCACCGTCGCCGACCTCCAGAAGCTGCCGCACGTGCTGAGCGTGCAGAACCCGCTGGAGGCCACCTCCTCCAAGGTCGGGCCGCTGTCCTCGGACGGGAAGACCGGCTACATCACCATCCGCTTCGACGAACAGCCCTCCCTCCTCGGCGACAGCTACCTGAACGGCGTCGACAACGCCGTGGAGCCGCTCAGACAGGCCGGCGTCGACGTCGAGTACGGCGGATCGCTGGGCGAGCTGGAGCGGCCCGCCGGCAACGACCGGATCAGCGAGGCGATCGGGTTCGGCGTCGCCATCGTCGTCCTGCTGATCGGCTTCGGCAGCCTGATCGCCGCCTTCCTGCCGCTGATCTCCGCCCTGATCGCGGTGGTCGGTGGACTGGCCTGCCTCGGGCTGCTCGCCATCGCGTTCACCTTCGCCACCGTCTCGCCCACCCTGGCCACGATGATCGGCCTCGGTGTCGGCATCGACTACGCCCTCTTCCTGCTCACCCGGCACCGGCAGAACCTGATGGACGGCGCCGATCCGGTGCGCGCCGCCGGACACGCCGCCGCCACCAGCGGACGCGCGGTCCTGGTCTCCGGCACCACGGTGATCGTCGCCCTGATGGGCCTGTGGGTGTCCGGTGTCAGCTTCATCGGCCTGCTCGGCGTCGCCGCGGCCGTCACGGTCGTCTCCGCCGTCCTGGGCGCGCTGACCCTGGTCCCGGCCCTGCTGGGGCTGGTCGGCCGCAACATCGACCGCTGGCACGTGCGCAGGCCCATCGCCGAGACCGAGGCCGGAGGCGACATCTCGCAGGGGACCTGGCACCGCTATGCCAAGCGCGTGGAGCACCATCCGTGGCGGTATCTGTCCGCCGGCGTGGTCACCGTCGCGGTGCTGGCCATCCCCGTCTTCTCGATCCAGCTCGGTCACATCGGCGACGGCGCCGACCCCACGTCCTTCACCGACCGGCGGGCCTTCGACCTGATGACGGACGCCTTCGGCGCGGGCTCCAACGGGCCGCTCACCGTTGTCGTGGACCAGACGAACGTACCGGACTCGCAGCGCTCCGACCTGGCCTCGAAGACCCAGCAGGCCCTGAACGACGCGTCCGGCACCTCCTTCGTCAGCCCCCTGCAGCCGACCCAGGACGGCGACGTCCTGGTCGGCACGGTCTACTCGTCGGTGTCCCCGCAGAACAAGGACACCACCAACCTCGTCAACCGCCTCTACGACCACACGCTCCCCGACGCGGCGTCCGGCACCGACGCCAAGGGCTATGTCACCGGGACCACGGCCGCCCAGGTCGACTTCCGCAACATCGTCGCGCAGCGGCTGCCCCTGATCATCCTCGTCGTGGTCGGCCTCGCCTTCCTGATCGTCCTCGCGGTCTTCCGCGGCCTGCTGGTCGCCGTGAAGGCGGCCGTCCTCAACGTCCTGTCGATCGCGGCCTCGTACGGCGTCGTGGTCGCCGTCTTCCAGTGGGGCTGGGGCGGGCCGGCGCTGGGCGTGCACGGCAAGGTGCCCATCGAGAGCTATGTGCCGATGATGATGTTCGCGATTATCTTCGGCCTGAGCATGGACTACGAGATCTTCCTGCTGTCCCGGGTGCACGAGGCGTGGCGGCGCACCGGGGACGCCAAGGACTCGGTCGCGCACGCGCTGGAGATCACCGCGCGTGTGATCACCTGCGCGGCGCTGATCATGGTGAGCGTGTTCGCGGCCTTCATCATCAGCGACAACATCGTCGTCAAGATGCTGGGCCTGGGGCTCGCCGTCAGTGTGCTCATCGACGCGACGGTGGTCCGGCTGCTCATGGTGCCCGCAGTGATGACGCTGCTGGGCGAGCACGCCTGGTGGACACCCCGCTGGCTGGACAGGATCCTGCCGCACATCGACACCGAGGGCGCGGGCGAGCAACTCGGCGCCCTGCCGGAGCCCGGGTCGCCCAAGGACAAGTGA
- the fasR gene encoding fatty acid biosynthesis transcriptional regulator FasR, producing MPEPEARNSPAAAHDAHDHSATLKRLEKSSGSLAAQAIARMDETLPWYRAMPPENRSWIGLVAQAGIAAFTEWFRHPDAPQAISTDVFGTAPRELTRAITLRQTVEMVRTTIEVMESAIDEVAAPGDESVLREALLVYAREIAFATAQVYAQAAEARGAWDARLESLVVNAVLSGEADEGAVSRAAALGWNSPEHVCVVLGTAPDGDSELTVEAIRRAARHAKLQVLTGVLGDRLVVIAGGSDSPLAVAKSLIGPYAAGPVVAGPVVPDLLAATRSAQAAAAGLKACSAWQDAPRPVLADDLLPERAIAGDPSAREQLVEEIYRPLEEAGSALLETLSVYLEQASSLEGAARMLFVHPNTVRYRLRRVTDVTGWSPSDVRSAFTLRIALILGRLADGDLQL from the coding sequence GTGCCCGAACCCGAAGCCCGAAATTCCCCCGCCGCCGCGCACGACGCCCATGACCACTCCGCGACCCTGAAGCGGCTGGAGAAGTCCTCCGGTTCCCTCGCCGCGCAGGCCATCGCGCGGATGGACGAGACGCTGCCGTGGTACCGGGCCATGCCCCCGGAGAACCGTTCCTGGATCGGGCTCGTCGCCCAGGCGGGTATCGCCGCCTTCACCGAGTGGTTCCGGCATCCCGACGCGCCGCAGGCGATCTCCACCGACGTCTTCGGGACCGCCCCGCGCGAACTGACCCGCGCCATCACGCTGCGCCAGACCGTGGAGATGGTGCGCACGACCATCGAGGTCATGGAGTCGGCGATCGACGAGGTCGCCGCTCCCGGCGACGAGAGCGTGCTGCGCGAGGCGCTGCTCGTCTACGCCCGGGAGATCGCCTTCGCCACCGCCCAGGTCTACGCCCAGGCCGCCGAGGCACGCGGTGCCTGGGACGCCCGCCTGGAGTCGCTCGTGGTCAACGCCGTCCTCAGCGGCGAGGCCGACGAGGGTGCCGTGTCGCGGGCCGCGGCGCTCGGCTGGAACTCGCCGGAGCATGTGTGCGTGGTGCTCGGGACGGCGCCCGACGGGGACAGCGAGCTGACCGTGGAGGCCATCCGGCGGGCCGCCCGGCACGCGAAGCTCCAGGTGCTGACCGGGGTGCTCGGGGACCGGCTGGTGGTGATCGCGGGCGGCAGCGACAGCCCGCTCGCCGTGGCCAAGTCGCTGATCGGGCCGTATGCCGCAGGACCCGTGGTCGCGGGCCCCGTCGTACCGGATCTGCTGGCCGCGACGCGGTCCGCGCAGGCCGCGGCGGCCGGGCTGAAGGCGTGTTCCGCCTGGCAGGACGCCCCGCGGCCGGTGCTCGCCGACGATCTGCTCCCGGAGCGTGCCATCGCGGGCGATCCCAGTGCGCGCGAGCAGTTGGTGGAGGAGATCTACAGACCGCTCGAGGAAGCCGGCTCCGCTCTGCTGGAGACGCTCTCCGTCTATCTCGAACAGGCGAGCAGTCTGGAGGGCGCGGCGCGGATGCTGTTCGTGCATCCCAACACCGTGCGCTACCGGCTTCGACGTGTGACTGACGTCACCGGCTGGTCGCCGTCCGATGTACGCTCCGCGTTCACTCTGCGGATCGCGCTGATCCTGGGGCGTCTGGCCGACGGCGATCTCCAGCTCTAG